The Solanum pennellii chromosome 11, SPENNV200 genome contains a region encoding:
- the LOC107003949 gene encoding uncharacterized protein LOC107003949 — protein sequence MDQYQQILRLLSKPGNEKTAVEPSANTATTDDVGLTPPITLSCNYANKQWIIDTGVSHHITSDLSLLDKVREVHTNGDITTFECLCYAASPKIVDKSSSRAIPAVFMGYSSTQKGHVVFDEELFPFKNMQASSEPIFPVLDITPPAYECASESVVPPFEPLIASSEVSSYHSPIPPPSTAPLPVVQYQVPVASPRRSGRQSRLPLWLQDFVTKPKTNTVFIHQKIISLSLICLRLIIDMLCMLINLFLSLHHSNGLLMIVKAMDLEIVALEANKTWSIVNLPPCKIPIGCRWIYKVKYLDLGEV from the exons atggaccag TATCAACAAATTCTCCGACTGCTTTCCAAACCTGGTAATGAGAAAACTGCAGTTGAGCCTTCTGCAAATACTGCCACTACTGATGATGTAGGTTTGACTCCTCCTATTACTTTATCATGTAATTATGCCAATAAACAATGGATAATTGATACTGGAGTGTCTCATCATATCACGTCTGACCTTAGTCTTCTAGACAAAGTTAGAGAAGTTCATACTAATGGAGATATTACG ACTTTTGAGTGCTTGTGTTATGCTGCTTCTCCAAAAATAGTTGATAAATCCTCCTCCAGGGCTATTCCTGCAGTTTTTATGGGGTATTCATCTACTCAAAAGGG GCATGTAGTGTTTGATGAAGAGTTATTTCCATTTAAGAACATGCAAGCTTCCTCAGAACCTATCTTTCCAGTTCTTGATATTACACCACCTGCTTATGAGTGTGCATCTGAGTCAGTAGTACCTCCTTTTGAGCCTCTTATAGCATCTTCTGAAGTATCTTCATATCATAGTCCAATACCACCTCCTTCAACAGCTCCTCTCCCAGTTGTTCAATATCAGGTTCCTGTTGCTTCTCCTAGAAGATCAGGCAGACAAAGTAGACTACCTCTATGGTTACAAGACTTTGTTACTAAGCCCAAAACCAATACTGTCTTTATCCACCAGAAGATCATCTCACTTAGTCTTATTTGTCTCCGTCTTATTATAGACATGCTCTGCATGCTTATTAATCTATTTTTGAGTCTGCATCATTCAAATGGGCTGCTGATGATCGTGAAAGCTATGGATCTAGAGATCGTAGCATTAGAAGCTAATAAGACTTGGAGCATTGTTAACCTCCCTCCTTGTAAAATACCTATTGGATGCAGATGGATCTATAAGGTCAAATACTTGGACTTAGGAGAAGTATAA